The Vibrio penaeicida sequence AGCAATTAAAGTCGATGACTCGATGCAGCTACTTGAATCATTCAATGAAACCGCTTCAAACCAGCTTGGAAAGTCGCTTGAAGAAGCGGGAACAGTGTACGAAGAAGGCTATGTTAAGGCTATTGGTATCGGTGTCATTGTCTGTGCCATCGCCCTTGGAATTGGCTACCACGTTGCACACAGTGTTCGAGAACCGCTAACGCGAATTTTGGCAACATTAGAAAGCCTCACTGCTGGAGACATGACAAAACGGATCGACATCCGCTACAACAATGAATTCAGCCGAGTAAGCCGCCATATAAACTCACTGGCCGACAATCTTCACGATATCTTGCAAGAACTCAATGAAGCTGCCGATGAACTAACCGAAGTGGCGTCTGCAAATAGAAGTACCTCTGTCGGAGCTCAAAGCCAACTGAATACTCAAAGAGAGCAAACCGCAGGAGTTGCTACTGCGATGACGGAAATGGAACACTCGGTTACCGAAGTTGCGCAAAGTGCACAAAGCTCATCTGATATGGTTCATAAAGTTGAGTCTGCATCCGAGTCTGGCAGAAAGATTATGAATGCGAATATTTCAACGATCAATCAGCTTGAAACCCGTTTAAATGACTCGGTTAATGCCGTTTCTCAACTTCAACAAATGAGCAGTGAGATTGGCTCTATATTGGATGTTATTAGAAGTATTGCTGAGCAAACTAACTTGCTTGCTCTAAACGCAGCCATTGAGGCTGCTCGCGCTGGAGAACAGGGTCGAGGCTTTGCCGTGGTTGCGGATGAAGTTAGGGTGTTAGCTCAAAAAACAACGCATTCCACCAGTGAAATTGAAAGCATGATCAGCAACCTCCAAAGCAGCTCTCAATCAGCCAATGAAGTGATAAAAAGCTGCATGAGTGATATGGAGCAATCTGTTACTCAGGCCTCCGATGCGAACAGCGCCATGGAAGAAATTCAGGCTCTGATTTTAGAGATTAGCCATATGAGTAATCACATTTCGCAAGCGGCAGCAGAGCAACAAGCGACATCCAGCAGTATTGCTAGAAGCTTAAACGACATCAACAGCATAGCGAATCAAAGCTATGAAGCAATGTCGGAAATTGCCACGGTAAGCCAAGATCTAACGCGTCTTTCCAGTCAGCAAGGTGATATTGTTCACCGCTTTAAGCTTTAAGGCTGAGCATTCAAATATCAACCTCTAGCCCACTTTCAAAGTGGGCTTGCTTTATCGATAAGAACCGTTTTATCAACAATGCAAATGAACCGTTCTTATTTTCTCTTCTAAGCTTTAAAGGATGCAGTTTTCAATGCATAGCTCTTGTTATTTATTTACCCCATCCCCATAACTTAGTTACTTGCTGATTTTTCAACTCTCATTTTCCAGCAGGTCCGTTTATTGAGGACATGAAATGGCCGTACATGTAGGTATTATCGATCAAGATCC is a genomic window containing:
- a CDS encoding methyl-accepting chemotaxis protein produces the protein MKGSVIRRMYAGFALIVVLFIATITIMMGGMEKIHTNFETVSNTSLPLVSMSNQTSVRLLSADKAFKDYLTTQSQSRMDSSKAAFIEAQNNFQEALIALEKASRTIPEIAPRIEELRQMEGQYFEEAIEAMDNYKAMFSAQEDVQKSSRNFQRLHTELSVRMKEYVNKQDNIAVKVMSGSYFDKLKDSQTVTSDALASSDTEFVKAAVNKNKKAVTHLNYAYRGLVNQLPSLKEVFDESVSQFTRDVGKAGGVLDQHYTYLVARQKLYDNIANLAIKVDDSMQLLESFNETASNQLGKSLEEAGTVYEEGYVKAIGIGVIVCAIALGIGYHVAHSVREPLTRILATLESLTAGDMTKRIDIRYNNEFSRVSRHINSLADNLHDILQELNEAADELTEVASANRSTSVGAQSQLNTQREQTAGVATAMTEMEHSVTEVAQSAQSSSDMVHKVESASESGRKIMNANISTINQLETRLNDSVNAVSQLQQMSSEIGSILDVIRSIAEQTNLLALNAAIEAARAGEQGRGFAVVADEVRVLAQKTTHSTSEIESMISNLQSSSQSANEVIKSCMSDMEQSVTQASDANSAMEEIQALILEISHMSNHISQAAAEQQATSSSIARSLNDINSIANQSYEAMSEIATVSQDLTRLSSQQGDIVHRFKL